In Aspergillus nidulans FGSC A4 chromosome II, a single window of DNA contains:
- a CDS encoding uncharacterized protein (transcript_id=CADANIAT00003975) produces the protein MPLPPITIGSWDNLDPASNILGRVFDRDPVLRFMLCNLSDDQYNAYLQAYWRGLCRTALLNGAIILEADGWKSVAVILPPGRNVDSPWTIIPAAFGFSGVLWRIGISGRPVNAAKKRVLGNRQHYYVFAIGTEYEHQGKGTNAYPKT, from the exons atgcctcttcctccaatcACTATCGGCTCCTGGG ACAACCTTGATCCCGCCTCCAACATCCTCGGCCGCGTTTTCGATCGAGACCCTGTGCTCCGGTTTATGCTCTGTAACCTTTCCGACGATCAGTACAACGCGTACCTGCAAGCGTACTGGCGCGGCCTCTGCCGAACCGCCCTTCTTAACGGCGCAATTATCCTGGAAGCTGACGGGTGGAAATCGGTCGCAGTCATACTCCCACCTGGCAGAAATGTCGACAGCCCATGGACAATCATTCCCGCTGCGTTTGGATTCTCTGGGGTGCTTTGGCGCATTGGTATTTCTGG CCGGCCCGTCAAcgcggcgaagaagagagtACTTGGGAATCGGCAGCACTACTACGTCTTTGCGATTGGGACCGAGTACGAGCACCAAGGGAAGGGTACGAATGCCTACCCAAAGACCTAA